In the genome of Candidatus Omnitrophota bacterium, one region contains:
- the alaS gene encoding alanine--tRNA ligase has product MKADILREKYLDFFKSKKHKVVLSDSLIPVDDPTVLFTPAGMNQFKKQFMGFNAGFTRAVSSQRCLRTDDLDKVGKTAVHHTFFEMLGNFSFGDYFKDEAIQWAWEFLIEELKIPQERLWVSVYQEDSEAYLIWKDKVGIPKERIVKLGDHDNFWPADAKEKGPNGPCGPCSEIFYDFGEDVGCGEKVCDPSCSCGRFAEIWNLVFTQYNRKDGGILEPLPKKNIDTGMGLERLTAVMQGVKNNFQTELFQPIVKEIEDRGQRTEDREKENLLYAVSDHIRAVVFSIYDGVIPSNEARGYVIRKIIRKSLMHLRALEVKLPFLYKLVPVVSQVMLKPYPELRERQENITQIILSEEKAFIATLETSDKILSDKFSDKKNSQEDILGVLAFELYDTNGVPFEITKDWLSKNKFSFKEEKLETCFSSCMEEQKARSKQKSAMKGDVFGLSHAHLAVKKTNFLGYKSFSGTAKLLKILTGKSQGKKIKEGEEAVVILDKTCFYPESGGQVGDTGLIIKGKNIFEVLSTQKVDKVILHHGRVKKGSFKLLDQVTAEVDQKRRMDIARNHTTTHLLQAALRKVLGEHIRQQGSLVSEEKLRFDFSHFKAITGEELSRIEEEVNKNILEAVSLEVKEMPIAMAKKKGALAFFGEKYEDKVRMVSVADVSRELCGGTHLDNTAQAGSFKIIHESSVASGVRRIEAVTGLASYKAFKKEEELLGDLAQTFNVNQESLKIAAQKSLARVKELEKELSANKMTNLKSGIDQIINSACEINGVKFIGASLDNLDIQLLRKNMDLVKEKTNNAVVALASATAGKVFLVIGVTSDIAGTKFDANMIIKQVGQFIGGSGGGRADFAQAGGTKPENIDLVFDQIKKIMGNLQ; this is encoded by the coding sequence ATGAAAGCGGATATTTTAAGAGAAAAATATTTGGATTTTTTTAAATCCAAAAAGCATAAGGTTGTCTTAAGCGATTCTTTGATTCCTGTTGATGACCCTACGGTTTTATTTACTCCTGCCGGGATGAACCAATTTAAAAAACAATTTATGGGGTTTAACGCAGGTTTTACCCGCGCGGTAAGTTCTCAGCGTTGCCTGCGCACTGATGACCTGGATAAAGTGGGGAAAACCGCCGTGCATCATACTTTCTTTGAGATGCTGGGTAATTTTTCTTTTGGCGATTATTTTAAAGATGAGGCGATACAGTGGGCGTGGGAATTCTTAATTGAAGAATTAAAGATCCCCCAAGAAAGGCTTTGGGTTTCAGTTTACCAAGAGGATAGCGAAGCATATTTAATTTGGAAGGATAAAGTCGGTATCCCTAAAGAGAGAATTGTGAAGTTAGGCGATCATGATAATTTCTGGCCGGCAGATGCCAAAGAAAAAGGCCCCAACGGCCCCTGCGGCCCCTGTTCAGAAATATTTTATGACTTTGGAGAAGATGTTGGCTGTGGTGAGAAAGTTTGTGATCCGTCTTGTTCCTGCGGCAGATTTGCCGAGATTTGGAATTTAGTTTTTACCCAGTATAACCGCAAAGACGGCGGTATCTTGGAACCGTTGCCAAAGAAAAATATTGATACCGGTATGGGCTTGGAGCGCTTGACTGCGGTAATGCAGGGCGTGAAAAATAATTTCCAGACTGAATTGTTTCAGCCGATTGTTAAAGAAATAGAGGACAGAGGACAGAGGACAGAGGACAGAGAAAAAGAGAACCTGCTTTACGCGGTAAGCGACCATATTCGTGCTGTAGTTTTCTCAATTTATGACGGGGTTATTCCTTCTAATGAGGCAAGAGGCTATGTAATAAGGAAAATTATCCGTAAGAGCCTGATGCATCTTAGGGCACTTGAAGTGAAGTTGCCGTTTTTATATAAATTAGTCCCGGTTGTATCGCAGGTAATGCTTAAGCCTTATCCAGAATTAAGAGAGCGTCAGGAAAATATCACCCAGATAATCTTAAGCGAGGAAAAGGCTTTCATTGCCACTCTTGAAACCAGCGATAAAATATTGTCCGATAAGTTCTCGGATAAGAAAAACTCCCAAGAAGATATATTAGGTGTTTTGGCCTTTGAGCTTTATGACACAAACGGAGTTCCTTTTGAAATTACTAAAGATTGGTTGTCTAAAAATAAATTTAGTTTCAAAGAAGAGAAGTTAGAAACTTGTTTTTCTTCCTGTATGGAAGAACAAAAGGCCCGCTCTAAACAAAAAAGCGCGATGAAGGGAGACGTCTTTGGTTTATCGCACGCGCATTTAGCAGTAAAGAAGACAAACTTTTTGGGGTATAAGAGTTTTTCAGGAACAGCCAAGTTGCTTAAGATTTTAACTGGCAAAAGCCAAGGAAAGAAAATAAAAGAGGGCGAAGAGGCGGTAGTAATTCTTGATAAGACTTGCTTTTATCCTGAATCTGGCGGCCAAGTCGGCGACACAGGGCTTATTATTAAGGGTAAGAATATTTTTGAAGTTTTAAGTACGCAAAAAGTGGACAAGGTAATTTTGCATCACGGTAGAGTTAAAAAGGGAAGTTTCAAGCTTCTTGATCAGGTAACCGCAGAGGTAGACCAGAAGAGGCGTATGGATATTGCCCGTAATCATACTACTACTCATCTTTTGCAAGCAGCATTAAGAAAAGTGCTGGGTGAGCATATTCGTCAGCAGGGATCTTTAGTTTCAGAAGAAAAATTGCGTTTTGACTTTAGCCACTTTAAAGCTATAACCGGTGAAGAACTTTCACGCATTGAAGAAGAAGTGAATAAAAATATTCTGGAGGCAGTTTCTTTAGAAGTTAAGGAAATGCCAATTGCTATGGCCAAGAAAAAAGGGGCATTGGCGTTTTTTGGCGAGAAATATGAGGATAAAGTGCGCATGGTTAGTGTCGCCGATGTGTCGCGCGAGCTTTGCGGCGGGACGCATCTAGACAATACTGCGCAAGCTGGAAGCTTTAAAATTATCCATGAAAGTTCTGTAGCAAGCGGGGTTAGAAGAATTGAGGCAGTGACTGGTTTAGCTTCCTATAAGGCTTTTAAGAAAGAGGAAGAGCTTCTTGGAGATCTGGCTCAAACTTTTAATGTGAATCAAGAAAGTTTAAAAATAGCCGCCCAGAAAAGTTTAGCCCGGGTCAAGGAACTGGAAAAAGAATTAAGCGCTAATAAAATGACTAATCTTAAATCCGGTATTGACCAGATTATAAATAGTGCATGCGAGATAAATGGCGTAAAATTTATTGGCGCATCTTTAGATAATCTTGACATACAGCTATTGCGTAAGAATATGGATTTGGTTAAGGAGAAAACCAATAACGCGGTTGTGGCCTTGGCATCAGCAACAGCCGGTAAAGTATTTTTGGTTATTGGGGTGACCTCGGATATTGCTGGAACAAAATTTGACGCTAATATGATCATTAAACAGGTGGGGCAATTTATCGGTGGTTCAGGCGGGGGAAGAGCGGATTTTGCCCAAGCAGGCGGCACAAAGCCAGAGAATATAGATTTAGTCTTTGACCAGATTAAGAAAATAATGGGGAATTTACAATGA
- the hisD gene encoding histidinol dehydrogenase, whose product MKIIRPTGKQLEKICQRASWRSKRVEEKVKKIIEDVRLFGDEAVLKYTRKFDGVRMPARQLRVSQIEISGAYQNITPNFIPTLKMVMENVNRFYRKTIKKSWRIKDADGISLGENYTALERVGIYIPAGTAPLVSTVYMTVLPARIAGVKKIVLASPPDKNGFINPHILVMADLLKVDEIYRVGGAQAIAALAYGTKTIARVDKIVGPGNVYVSEAKRQVFGKVDIDMIAGPTELVVIANRLTDPDFIVSDLKAQAEHSAGLAILITNSKSLAKEINSRCSEDNGYIILVKNLEQAVEISNQIAPEHLEILVNNPNRLVKLVKNAGAVFLGPYSPAAVGDYVAGPSHVLPTSGTARFFSGLCATDFIKSIHVIGYSKKALEKVKEPLEKIAGIEGLLRHVDSVKARFNK is encoded by the coding sequence ATGAAGATCATCCGTCCTACAGGCAAGCAATTAGAGAAAATATGCCAGCGCGCCTCTTGGCGTTCCAAGCGCGTGGAAGAAAAGGTCAAGAAAATAATTGAGGATGTGCGCCTTTTTGGCGATGAGGCCGTGCTTAAATATACCCGTAAGTTTGACGGGGTGCGTATGCCAGCGCGGCAGCTGCGCGTTTCACAGATAGAAATTAGCGGCGCCTATCAGAACATCACCCCTAATTTTATTCCCACTTTGAAGATGGTCATGGAAAATGTGAATAGATTTTATCGTAAGACCATCAAGAAATCATGGAGGATAAAAGACGCGGACGGGATATCTTTGGGCGAGAATTATACTGCCTTAGAAAGAGTGGGGATTTATATCCCTGCCGGGACCGCGCCGTTGGTTTCTACGGTTTACATGACAGTTTTGCCTGCCAGGATCGCCGGGGTGAAGAAAATTGTGTTGGCCAGCCCTCCGGACAAAAATGGTTTTATTAACCCGCATATTCTGGTTATGGCGGATTTATTAAAGGTAGATGAGATCTATCGCGTGGGCGGAGCGCAGGCCATTGCGGCTTTAGCTTATGGTACAAAGACTATTGCCCGGGTTGATAAAATTGTCGGGCCGGGGAATGTGTACGTAAGCGAAGCCAAGCGGCAGGTTTTTGGCAAGGTGGATATTGATATGATTGCCGGGCCAACGGAGTTGGTAGTTATTGCTAACCGTTTGACTGATCCGGACTTTATTGTTTCGGACCTTAAGGCGCAGGCCGAACATAGCGCGGGATTGGCGATTTTAATTACCAATTCTAAATCTTTGGCCAAAGAAATAAACAGCCGTTGTTCCGAAGACAACGGGTATATTATTTTGGTCAAGAATTTAGAGCAGGCAGTTGAGATTTCAAATCAGATTGCTCCGGAGCATCTGGAAATTCTGGTGAATAACCCGAACCGTTTGGTAAAATTAGTGAAAAATGCGGGAGCAGTTTTCTTAGGGCCTTATAGCCCGGCGGCAGTCGGAGATTATGTGGCCGGCCCCAGCCACGTTTTGCCCACATCCGGCACAGCCAGATTTTTCTCCGGGCTTTGCGCAACAGACTTTATCAAAAGTATCCATGTTATCGGTTATTCCAAAAAAGCCCTTGAGAAAGTAAAAGAGCCTTTAGAGAAAATAGCCGGTATTGAGGGTTTGTTGCGGCACGTGGATTCGGTAAAAGCAAGGTTTAATAAATAG
- a CDS encoding imidazoleglycerol-phosphate dehydratase, whose protein sequence is MKKRNASVKRSSRETQIDIKLVLDGDGNSKIDTGIGLLDHMLELFAFHGFFDLTIKAKGDLKVDIHHTNEDIGIVLGDAFKKALGDKKALRRFGSSSVPMEDVVSQVVVDISGRGFFNGIEGKITQDAKLKNTQGYSFEYANHFFEAFAKRLGVNLSIKLSSDNVDLHTNLEPVFKAFGIALDMATQIEPRRKGVPSTKGIID, encoded by the coding sequence ATGAAAAAAAGAAATGCTAGTGTAAAAAGAAGTTCGCGGGAGACGCAGATAGATATTAAGTTGGTGCTTGATGGCGATGGAAATTCCAAGATTGACACCGGCATTGGCTTGTTGGATCACATGCTGGAGTTATTTGCTTTTCACGGTTTTTTTGATTTGACGATTAAAGCAAAGGGTGATCTTAAAGTGGACATCCATCACACCAACGAAGATATCGGCATTGTTTTGGGGGATGCTTTTAAAAAAGCCCTGGGCGATAAGAAGGCCTTGCGCAGGTTTGGATCGTCGTCTGTGCCGATGGAAGATGTAGTCTCGCAGGTGGTGGTAGATATAAGCGGCAGAGGATTCTTTAATGGTATAGAGGGTAAAATTACGCAGGACGCTAAATTAAAAAATACCCAAGGTTATTCCTTTGAGTATGCAAATCATTTTTTTGAAGCCTTTGCAAAAAGGTTGGGGGTAAATTTAAGTATTAAGCTTTCAAGCGATAATGTGGATTTACACACTAACTTAGAGCCTGTGTTTAAAGCATTCGGCATTGCCCTTGACATGGCCACTCAAATTGAGCCGCGCAGAAAAGGCGTCCCTTCCACAAAAGGAATTATTGACTAA
- the hisH gene encoding imidazole glycerol phosphate synthase subunit HisH: protein MIGIIDYNMGNIHSVNKAIQAMGEDTFVAVTAEGLDRCSKIILPGVGAFDDAMEELNKKGFTNPIKDLIAKGKIFLGICLGMQLLLEKSQEAKKNKGIGVIKGEVKKFSPSLGLKVPHMGWNNLKPLQNVCPLFKGLDHKAQVYFCHSYYACPDDKKVVASTTDYGVDFASVIWKDNIFGVQFHPEKSQEAGLIILKNFISL from the coding sequence ATGATCGGGATTATTGATTATAATATGGGCAATATCCATAGCGTGAATAAAGCTATTCAGGCTATGGGCGAGGATACTTTTGTCGCCGTAACTGCTGAAGGGCTTGACAGGTGTTCTAAGATTATTCTGCCTGGAGTGGGCGCTTTTGATGACGCCATGGAGGAATTAAATAAAAAAGGTTTCACTAATCCGATAAAAGATCTGATTGCCAAGGGAAAGATTTTCTTGGGGATTTGTTTAGGCATGCAGCTTTTATTGGAAAAAAGCCAAGAGGCAAAAAAGAACAAAGGAATTGGCGTTATCAAGGGAGAGGTGAAGAAATTTTCTCCCTCTTTAGGCTTAAAGGTCCCGCATATGGGGTGGAATAATCTTAAGCCATTACAAAACGTCTGCCCCCTGTTTAAAGGCTTAGACCATAAGGCCCAGGTCTATTTTTGCCATTCTTACTATGCCTGCCCTGATGATAAAAAAGTAGTTGCTTCTACTACTGATTATGGAGTGGATTTTGCCTCGGTTATCTGGAAGGATAATATTTTTGGCGTGCAGTTTCACCCGGAAAAAAGCCAGGAGGCAGGTTTAATCATCTTGAAGAACTTTATAAGTTTATAG
- the hisA gene encoding 1-(5-phosphoribosyl)-5-[(5-phosphoribosylamino)methylideneamino]imidazole-4-carboxamide isomerase: protein MLIIPAIDIKDGAVVRLLQGKFDKKTVYSKDPLKTAKHWQKQGASVIHIVDLDGANSGQSVNLPIVKEIVKNTEVKIEFGGGLRSLRAIEAILDAGIWRVVLGTRAAEDKEFLKGAFSNFKDKVIVSVDAKDGEVLTRGWEKHSGITVLDFVAQLKAIGFKNLIFTDTSKDGMLKGPNLKAVKELLKKSGLKIVASGGITALSDLVKLRALEKDGVEAVIIGKALYEGKFTLQQALRSQK, encoded by the coding sequence ATGCTAATTATCCCAGCAATAGACATTAAAGACGGCGCGGTAGTCAGGCTCTTGCAGGGCAAGTTTGACAAGAAGACTGTTTATTCTAAAGATCCGCTTAAAACCGCGAAGCATTGGCAAAAACAGGGCGCCAGCGTCATTCATATTGTTGACCTTGACGGAGCAAACAGCGGGCAGTCTGTAAATTTGCCGATTGTCAAAGAGATTGTGAAAAATACAGAAGTAAAGATAGAGTTTGGCGGAGGTTTGCGCAGCCTAAGGGCGATAGAAGCAATTCTTGATGCTGGAATTTGGCGGGTGGTTTTGGGGACTCGCGCTGCCGAGGATAAAGAATTCCTTAAAGGCGCCTTTTCTAATTTTAAAGATAAGGTTATTGTCAGTGTTGATGCTAAAGACGGCGAAGTCTTAACCCGCGGCTGGGAAAAGCACAGCGGAATTACAGTCTTGGATTTTGTTGCCCAGTTAAAGGCAATAGGTTTTAAAAATTTAATCTTTACGGATACCTCTAAAGACGGTATGCTAAAGGGGCCTAATCTTAAGGCGGTCAAAGAGCTTCTTAAAAAAAGCGGGCTAAAGATTGTGGCTTCCGGAGGCATAACCGCGCTTTCGGATCTGGTGAAATTGCGCGCCCTAGAAAAAGACGGCGTGGAAGCTGTTATTATTGGCAAGGCCTTGTATGAGGGGAAGTTTACATTACAACAAGCGTTAAGAAGTCAAAAGTAA